Proteins encoded within one genomic window of Fragaria vesca subsp. vesca linkage group LG1, FraVesHawaii_1.0, whole genome shotgun sequence:
- the LOC101301829 gene encoding uncharacterized protein LOC101301829 — protein sequence MFGFGSASCDAVIHRYLAESDPHAAALESDRLNKNTTVNSANFAKLRQQLLEARRQLEEENKRAKMIQQRKHETRGAVPAELWWEEEMMDQTLKELDLESYSKALHRLKSDVERRAQQKIKNLPCSYTSLMDGRVVMGENYMNNNNSNMKNVVGFIIVLN from the coding sequence ATGTTTGGTTTTGGTAGCGCCAGTTGTGACGCCGTCATCCACCGTTACCTTGCGGAGAGCGACCCTCATGCTGCAGCACTAGAGTCCGATCGTCTTAACAAAAACACCACCGTGAACTCTGCTAATTTTGCAAAGCTAAGACAACAGTTATTGGAGGCTCGGAGGCAGCTGGAGGAGGAGAATAAACGAGCCAAAATGATACAACAGAGGAAACATGAGACGAGAGGGGCTGTTCCCGCCGAGTTGTGGTGGGAGGAGGAGATGATGGATCAAACTCTTAAGGAGTTAGACTTAGAGAGTTACTCTAAGGCGTTGCATAGGCTGAAGAGTGATGTGGAGAGGAGAGCTCAACAGAAGATTAAGAATCTTCCATGCAGCTATACGTCGCTAATGGATGGTAGAGTTGTCATGGGTGAGAATTATATGAATAATAATAACAGCAATATGAAGAATGTAGTTGGATTTATCATAGTCCTGAATTAA
- the LOC101290988 gene encoding double-stranded RNA-binding protein 1-like has translation MFKSKLQEVCQKKAWALPEYRSTKEGVDHDPRFAASVLVNGLTFHTPQSFRSSKLAQNDAARLAFEHFSAAPLPVSLPAPSSFPQPSLIAGLPVGSQISDNMTVVGSQNSGSSLSVDGDNYSKDVQHHKNQLQYYAQKRNLNLPVYSCEREGPPHATRFKCTVTIDGQTYQGQEFLPTVKDAEHAAAKVALISLLPNGVQQDDTGLYKNLLQELLQKEGQHVPLYSSTTSGEPHMLRFVSTVEIGGEYFTGEVARSKKLAEVSAAKVAYNTLRDRKLSHIPLFPTPAIEGQVCSELLSSKAPSVVAADLQQQMRPNTPIPNSVKREPESDLQQQMRPDTPIPNSVKREPESEMSVATVGTSCLGTTPSLGVISVTVGGGSTLSGTVHARQPETSRSASPAPQNGSFLTLASDCNSNADSTLEPPAKRFFSNKVSVLPRMAATLPEDCVVLPLSP, from the exons ATGTTCAAGTCGAAGCTGCAGGAGGTGTGCCAGAAGAAGGCTTGGGCCTTACCGGAGTACAGAAGCACCAAGGAGGGCGTCGATCACGACCCTCGCTTCGCCGCCTCCGTCCTCGTCAACGGCCTCACTTTCCACACTCCCCAATCCTTCCGCTCCTCCAAGCTCGCCCAAAACGACGCCGCTCGCCTCGCATTCGAGCACTTTTCTGCCGCGCCACTCCCTGTTTCCCTCCCCGCTCCTTCCTCTTTCCCTCAGCCCAGTCTTATCGCAG GACTTCCCGTAGGATCTCAGATCAGCGACAATATGACAGTTGTCGGTTCTCAGAACAGTGGCAGCTCATTAAGTGTTGACGGTGATAACTATTCTAAAG ATGTACAGCATCATAAGAACCAGCTGCAATATTATGCTCAAAAGAGGAACCTAAATTTACCTGTGTACTCTTGTGAGCGTGAAGGTCCTCCTCATGCCACTCGTTTCAAATGTACAGTAACAATCGATGGACAGACTTATCAGGGTCAAGAATTTCTTCCCACTGTGAAGGATGCTGAACATGCAGCTGCAAAAGTTGCTTTGATCTCCCTGTTACCAAATGGAGTCCAACAA GATGATACTGGTTTGTACAAGAACCTTCTACAAGAACTACTTCAAAAAGAAGGTCAACATGTACCACTTTATAGCTCAACGACTTCGGGTGAACCTCACATGCTTAGGTTTGTTTCAACCGTGGAGATTGGAGGAGAATACTTTACAGGTGAGGTAGCAAGAAGCAAGAAGCTGGCAGAAGTGAGTGCAGCAAAGGTTGCTTACAACACTCTGAGAGATC GTAAGTTGAGTCATATTCCATTGTTTCCCACCCCGGCTATTGAAGGGCAAGTCTGTTCTGAGTTATTATCATCTAAGGCCCCATCAGTTGTAGCGGCTGATCTACAACAACAAATGAGACCCAACACTCCAATTCCAAATTCGGTTAAAAGGGAACCAGAATCTGATCTACAACAACAAATGAGACCCGACACTCCAATTCCAAATTCGGTTAAAAGGGAACCAGAATCAGAGATGAGTG TGGCCACAGTGGGAACCAGTTGTTTGGGGACAACTCCATCTTTGGGAGTTATTAGTGTTACTGTTGGTGGAGGATCCACATTATCTGGCACTGTACATGCCCGTCAACCGGAGACTTCACGTTCTGCTTCCCCTGCGCCCCAAAACGGTTCATTTTTGACTTTGGCTTCTGATTGTAACTCAAATGCGGACTCTACTCTTGAGCCACCAGCGAAGAGATTCTTCTCTAACAAGGTTTCTGTGCTTCCACGGATGGCGGCGACACTCCCGGAAGACTGCGTCGTGTTGCCCCTTAGTCCTTAG
- the LOC101291568 gene encoding nudix hydrolase 26, chloroplastic-like yields the protein MDICRFALHSYPLYLPPLSILIKPAIVLPSSSSCHSKLAKFAQLSLIPSKPTIYTRVGRASSYSSSASSSMEAPPEGYRRNVGICLINDSKKIFAASRLDIPDSWQMPQGGIDEGEDPRAAAIRELREETGVLSAEILSETPHWLTYDFPPEVRAKLQKQWGSDWKGQAQKWFLFKFTGKDEEVNLLGDGSEKPEFGEWSWISPEQVVDLAVDFKKPVYKEVLAVFAPYF from the exons ATGGATATATGCCGATTTGCCTTGCATAGTTACCCGCTATATCTTCCCCCTTTATCAATTCTCATCAAGCCTGCTATTGTATTGCCATCCTCCTCAAGCTGCCATTCTAAACTAGCTAAGTTCGCACAGTTGTCACTCATTCCTTCAAAACCAACTATTTATACTAGAGTGGGCCGTGCCTCCTCCTATTCTTCATCAGCATCCTCTTCAATGGAAGCCCCTCCTGAAGGTTACAGAAGGAATGTTGGTATCTGCCTCATCAATGATTCGAAGAAGATTTTTGCTGCTTCAAGGTTAGATATACCTGATTCTTGGCAAATGCCACAGGGTGGCATTGATGAGGGTGAAGATCCAAGAGCTGCAGCCATCAGGGAATTAAGAGAAGAGACAGGAGTTCTGTCAGCAGAAATTCTTTCCGAGACACCTCATTGGTTAACTTATGATTTCCCACCAGAAGTTAGGGCAAAACTTCAGAAACAGTGGGGATCAGATTGGAAGGGCCAAGCGCAAAAATG GTTTCTTTTTAAGTTCACTGGGAAGGATGAAGAAGTCAATCTTCTAGGTGATGGCAGTGAAAAACCTGAGTTTGGGGAGTGGTCATGGATATCACCAGAACAAGTAGTTGATCTT GCTGTGGATTTTAAGAAGCCTGTTTACAAGGAAGTTCTTGCAGTTTTTGCACCCTATTTTTAA
- the LOC101291279 gene encoding auxilin-related protein 2-like, which produces MSDFSGLLSSDYGFKPSGKSAPMSSSSSSSSKPPPFDLGSSRSTRTSNSFNGSFSDDRDPIFGPPKAQDFDNIFSGGSARFSANSEAFNLDSIYGGPSDSGSSKVPDSGPVFDKPVYDDDIFDGVAGLKSSATNDIFSSVTSPPRRGSSSGIDDLLGGFGKAEPASSKSSSSQRAEKGAPGAFDDLLPGFGGRSSPPTERSNSEANWPPETTANVGKTTTSKVIEDPFGVAGQFNDPLEEIGKLSNSGRLKADNLSPDNGRAFDNIDPFDALGKSVPAFSSGRSFRGNDSGNLRADTTTNNGRGSTGKESTNSSLRSSENQSQRKVPVGNQWDSHQTLFDMPSVSTDSHKYADQTMSPPSYVNAKEANVHVDRSSRSEENLDSFDNIWLTVSEIPLMTQPTSAPPPSRPPPPRPVQVSKSRMSSPSSTNSRKKASESSTDFFQAHKSDPAAARSSGVSSVDNLDDFATGKSHSNFDEHANGLSGEELERNSVTDAVKDAMDRAEFKLRQAKSARSKEAQEKEKERLQRGSEEEDMEQRRQEKERETERVWEDKEREQRKLEKERERAREMEEKNRQAVERATREARERAAAEARIRAERAKAERAAVDRANAEARARAERAAVQRAQSEARERAAAEAKLRAEKAAADARERANAEARERATAESKEREARERAAARSEAEARTRSERVAVERAAAEARERANAAARANQQRNENDLENFFNMGRASSAPRPRNNSTDPFDAHFQNRQEPEVPKTSTSSNIKKASSATNIVDDLSSIFGAAPSSNEFQEVEGESEERRRARLERHQRTKERTVKALAEKNERDLQVQREQAERHRIAETLDVEIKRWAAGKEGNLRALLSTMQYVLWPECGWQPVSLTDMINAAQVKKVYRKATLCIHPDKVQQKGANLQQKYVAEKVFDLLKEAWNKFNSEELF; this is translated from the exons ATGAGCGACTTCTCGGGCCTCCTGAGCTCCGATTACGGCTTCAAGCCCTCCGGCAAATCGGCCCCAATGTCGTCTTCTTCTTCTTCCTCTTCAAAGCCTCCGCCTTTCGATCTCGGATCCTCCAGATCAACTCGGACCTCCAATTCCTTCAACGGCTCCTTCTCCGACGATCGCGACCCGATCTTCGGACCCCCGAAAGCCCAAGACTTCGACAACATCTTCAGCGGCGGCTCCGCCAGGTTCTCCGCCAATTCGGAAGCTTTCAACTTGGATTCCATTTACGGCGGGCCCAGTGATTCCGGTTCGTCCAAGGTGCCCGATTCCGGCCCGGTTTTCGATAAGCCGGTGTATGACGACGACATTTTCGACGGCGTCGCGGGGCTGAAGAGCTCTGCTACCAACGACATTTTCTCGTCGGTGACGTCGCCGCCGCGGCGCGGGAGTAGTAGTGGGATTGATGACCTTCTCGGAGGGTTTGGGAAGGCTGAGCCGGCCTCGTCGAAAAGCTCTAGCTCGCAGAGAGCTGAGAAGGGTGCGCCGGGAGCTTTCGATGACTTGTTACCTGGGTTTGGAGGTAGAAGCAGCCCCCCAACTGAAAG GTCAAACTCAGAAGCCAACTGGCCCCCAGAGACAACTGCCAATGTGGGTAAAACAACAACTTCCAAGGTGATTGAAGATCCTTTTGGAGTAGCAGGACAGTTTAATGACCCATTGGAGGAAATAGGTAAACTTTCTAATTCAGGAAGGTTGAAGGCTGATAACTTGTCTCCTGATAACGGGCGAGCATTTGATAATATAGATCCCTTTGATGCCCTTGGGAAGTCAGTCCCTGCATTTTCTTCAGGGAGGAGTTTCAGGGGAAATGATAGTGGTAATTTAAGGGCAGATACAACCACAAATAATGGCAGAGGTTCAACTGGTAAGGAATCAACCAATTCTTCTTTGAGAAGTTCAGAAAACCAGTCTCAGAGGAAGGTTCCTGTTGGAAATCAGTGGGATTCTCATCAGACCTTGTTTGACATGCCTTCAGTTTCAACTGATTCTCACAAATATGCTGATCAAACCATGTCTCCACCTTCGTATGTAAACGCCAAGGAAGCAAATGTACATGTGGATAGGTCTTCAAGATCTGAAGAAAACTTGGATTCATTCGATAATATATGGCTTACAGTATCAGAGATCCCTCTAATGACTCAGCCTACTAGTGCTCCACCACCTTCAAGACCACCTCCTCCAAGACCTGTGCAGGTTTCAAAGTCAAGAATGAGTTCTCCTTCTTCTACGAATTCAAGAAAGAAGGCTAGTGAATCCTCTACTGATTTCTTTCAGGCTCACAAATCAGACCCTGCTGCAGCTAGGAGCTCTGGTGTTTCTTCCGTTGACAATCTTGACGATTTTGCCACGGGAAAGAGTCATAGTAACTTTGATGAACATGCAAATGGTCTTTCAGGTGAAGAATTAGAGCGCAACTCAGTTACTGATGCCGTTAAGGACGCTATGGATAGAGCTGAGTTTAAATTGAGGCAGGCAAAGTCTGCCAGAAGTAAAGAAGCACAGGAGAAGGAAAAAGAACGGCTGCAGAGGGGGAGCGAAGAGGAAGATATGGAACAGAGGAGACAGGAGAAAGAGAGGGAGACTGAGAGGGTTTGGGAAGACAAAGAAAGAGAGCAAAGGAAACTTGAGAAGGAAAGGGAGAGAGCCAGGGAGATGGAGGAGAAGAACAGACAAGCTGTGGAAAGGGCTACTAGGGAAGCACGCGAGAGAGCAGCAGCTGAAGCTCGCATAAGGGCTGAAAGGGCTAAAGCAGAGAGAGCTGCTGTTGACAGGGCAAATGCTGAAGCTAGAGCACGTGCTGAAAGGGCTGCGGTTCAGAGAGCTCAATCTGAAGCTCGAGAAAGGGCTGCAGCAGAAGCAAAACTAAGAGCAGAAAAGGCTGCTGCAGATGCCAGAGAAAGAGCAAATGCAGAAGCTAGAGAAAGAGCAACTGCAGAATCTAAGGAGAGGGAAGCAAGGGAGAGAGCTGCAGCAAGGTCAGAAGCTGAAGCGCGAACAAGATCGGAGCGTGTTGCGGTGGAAAGGGCTGCTGCAGAGGCTCGAGAAAGGGCTAATGCTGCTGCGAGGGCGAACCAACAAAGGAATGAAAATGATCTTGAAAACTTTTTCAACATGGGTCGGGCTAGCAGTGCTCCACGACCCAGGAATAACTCAACA GATCCTTTTGATGCCCATTTTCAGAACAGGCAAGAGCCTGAAGTGCCGAAGACATCAACATCCTCAAACATAAAGAAAGCATCTTCAGCCACCAATATTGTTGACGATCTCTCATCAATTTTTGGAG CTGCTCCATCATCTAATGAGTTCCAAGAAGTTGAAGGAGAAAGTGAAGAAAGGCGAAGAGCCAGGTTGGAACGCCATCAAAGGACCAAGGAGCGTACG GTGAAAGCACTTGCGGAAAAGAACGAGCGAGACCTTCAAGTCCAAAGAGAACAAGCTGAGAGACAT AGAATTGCTGAAACACTAGATGTTGAGATTAAGCGCTGGGCTGCAGGAAAAGAAGGGAATTTGCGTGCTCTGCTATCAACTATGCAATAT GTACTGTGGCCTGAATGTGGTTGGCAGCCAGTTTCCTTGACTGATATGATTAATGCTGCCCAAGTGAAGAAAGTATATAGGAAGGCAACCTTGTGTATTCATCCTGATAAGGTACAGCAGAAAGGTGCCAATCTTCAACAGAAGTATGTAGCCGAGAAGGTGTTCGACCTTCTTAAG GAAGCTTGGAACAAGTTCAATTCAGAGGAGCTATTTTGA